From Camelina sativa cultivar DH55 chromosome 20, Cs, whole genome shotgun sequence, the proteins below share one genomic window:
- the LOC104768921 gene encoding LRR receptor-like serine/threonine-protein kinase ERL2 isoform X2: MKGFVFGLGMVVFMLIGAVSPMNNEGKALMAIKASFSNVANMLLDWDDVHNNDFCSWRGVSCDNLTLSVVSLNLSTLNLGGEISPALGDLRNLQSIDLQGNKLGGQIPDEIGNCASLAYVDLSTNLLFGDIPFSISKLKQLEFLNLKNNQLTGPIPATLTQIPNLKTLDLARNQLTGEIPRLLYWNEVLQYLGLRGNMLTGTLSPDMCQLTGLWYFDVRGNNLTGTIPESIGNCTSFEILDVSYNQITGVIPYNIGFLQVATLSLQGNRLTGGIPDVIGLMQALAVLDLSDNELTGTIPPILGNLSFTGKLYLHGNKLTGPIPPELGNMSRLSYLQLNDNELVGTIPPELGKLEQLFELNLANNHLVGPIPSNISSCAALNQFNVHGNSLSGSIPLEFRNLGSLTSLNLSSNSFKGKIPAELGHIINLDTLDLSGNNFSGSIPLTLGDLEHLLILNLSRNHLNGTLPAEFGNLRSIQIIDVSFNFLAGVIPTELGQLQNINSLILNNNKIHGKIPDQLTNCFSLSNLNISFNNLSGIIPPMKNFSRFAPASFFGNPFLCGDWVGSICGPSLPKSKVFTRAAVICMVLGFITLICMIFIAIYKSRQTKPILKGSSKQPEGSTKLVILHMDMAIHTFDDIMRVTENLNEKYIIGYGASSTVYKCTSKSSRPIAIKRIYNQYPNNFREFETELETIGSIRHRNIVSLHGYALSPFGNLLFYDYMENGSLWDLLHGPGKKVKLDWETRLKIAVGAAQGLAYLHHDCTPRIIHRDIKSSNILLDGNFEARLSDFGIAKSIPATKTYASTYVLGTIGYIDPEYARTSRLNEKSDIYSFGIVLLELLTGKKAVDNEANLHQMILSKADDNTVMEAVDAEVSVTCVDSAHIKKTFQLALLCTKRNPLERPTMQEVARVLLSLLPSPPPKKLPSPARLQEGEERRESHSSDTATPQWFVQFREDISKSSL, from the exons TAATCTGTCCACTCTGAATCTTGGTGGGGAGATATCACCAGCACTTGGAGATTTGAGGAATCTGCAGTCaat AGACTTGCAAGGAAATAAACTGGGTGGTCAAATTCCAGATGAGATTGGAAACTGTGCTTCTCTTGCTTACGT GGATTTGTCCACCAATTTATTGTTTGGTGACATACCGTTTTCAATCTCTAAACTTAAGCAGCTGGAGTTTCT GAACCTAAAGAATAATCAGCTCACTGGCCCAATACCAGCAACCTTAACTCAGATTCCAAACCTTAAGACCCT TGATCTTGCAAGAAACCAGCTAACTGGTGAAATACCAAGGTTACTCTATTGGAATGAAGTTTTACAGTATCT TGGTTTACGTGGGAATATGTTAACTGGGACATTGTCTCCTGATATGTGTCAGCTTACGGGTCTGTGGTACTT tGATGTGAGAGGCAACAACCTGACTGGAACTATTCCGGAGAGCATTGGCAATTGCACAAGCTTTGAGATCCT GGATGTGTCCTATAATCAGATTACTGGTGTCATACCCTACAATATTGGTTTCCTCCAAGTAGCTACTCT GTCACTTCAGGGAAACAGGTTAACCGGTGGAATTCCAGACGTGATTGGTCTGATGCAGGCTCTAGCTgtttt GGATTTGAGTGACAATGAACTAACTGGGACTATCCCACCAATACTTGGGAATCTCTCATTTACCGGAAAATT GTATCTCCATGGCAATAAGCTCACCGGACCCATACCACCTGAGCTTGGCAATATGTCACGACTAAGTTATTT GCAACTAAATGATAATGAACTAGTGGGAACCATCCCACCTGAGCTTGGGAAGCTGGAGCAATTGTTTGAACT GAATCTTGCAAACAACCATCTTGTAGGGCCAATTCCATCTAACATTAGTTCCTGTGCTGCCTTGAATCAATT CAATGTGCATGGGAACTCCCTGAGTGGATCTATACCACTTGAATTTCGGAATCTTGGAAGTTTGACTTCTCT GAATCTTTCCTCAAACAGTTTCAAGGGAAAAATACCTGCTGAGCTCGGCCATATTATCAATCTTGACACATT GGATCTGTCAGGCAACAATTTCTCAGGGTCAATACCATTAACACTTGGTGATCTTGAGCATCTTCTCATCTT AAACTTGAGCAGAAATCATCTCAATGGGACATTGCCTGCAGAGTTTGGGAACCTCCGAAGCATTCAGATCAT CGATGtatcatttaattttcttgCCGGTGTTATTCCAACTGAACTTGGCCAGTTGCAGAACATAAACTCTCT GATActgaacaacaacaagattCATGGGAAAATCCCGGATCAGCTAACAAATTGCTTCAGTCTTTCTAATCT GAACATCTCCTTCAACAACCTATCTGGAATAATCCCACCTATGAAGAACTTTTCACGTTTTGCTCCGGCCAG CTTCTTTGGAAATCCATTTCTCTGTGGGGACTGGGTTGGATCAATCTGCGGTCCATCTTTGCCCAAGTCAAAAG TATTCACCAGAGCTGCTGTGATTTGTATGGTTCTCGGTTTCATTACTCTCATATGCATGATATTTATTGCGATTTATAAGTCAAGGCAGACAAAACCAATCTTGAAGGGCTCCTCAAAACAACCTGAAG GGTCAACGAAGCTAGTGATTCTTCACATGGATATGGCTATTCACACGTTTGATGATATCATGAGAGTTACAGAAAACCTCAATGAGAAATACATCATTGGATACGGCGCTTCTAGCACGGTTTACAAGTGCACCTCCAAAAGTTCCCGACCTATTGCCATTAAGCGAATCTACAATCAGTATCCCAACAACTTCCGCGAGTTTGAGACAGAGCTCGAGACCATTGGGAGCATCAGACACAGAAACATAGTGAGCTTGCACGGATATGCCTTGTCTCCCTTTGGCAACCTCCTCTTCTATGACTACATGGAAAATGGATCTCTCTGGGACCTTCTTCATG GGCCTGGGAAGAAAGTGAAGCTTGACTGGGAAACAAGGCTGAAGATAGCAGTTGGAGCTGCGCAAGGACTTGCATATCTTCACCATGACTGCACTCCTAGGATAATCCATCGGGACATCAAGTCATCAAACATACTCCTTGATGGGAATTTTGAAGCGCGTTTGTCAGATTTTGGGATTGCCAAGAGCATACCAGCCACCAAAACTTATGCTTCAACCTACGTTCTTGGAACCATTGGCTATATTGACCCAGAGTATGCTCGAACTTCGCGTCTAAACGAGAAGTCTGATATCTACAGCTTCGGTATTGTCCTTCTTGAGCTTCTGACCGGGAAGAAGGCTGTTGATAACGAGGCCAACTTGCATCAAATG ATTCTTTCGAAGGCAGATGACAACACAGTGATGGAAGCTGTTGATGCAGAGGTGTCAGTGACTTGCGTGGACTCAGCACACATCAAGAAGACATTTCAGCTAGCTCTTTTGTGCACCAAGCGAAACCCTTTGGAGAGACCCACAATGCAGGAGGTCGCTAGGGTGCTGCTCTCTCTTCTCCCATCTCCACCTCCTAAAAAGTTACCTTCGCCTGCGAGACTGCAGGAAGGGGAAGAAAGGCGTGAGAGCCACTCTTCAGATACAGCAACCCCACAGTGGTTTGTTCAGTTCCGTGAAGATATCTCCAAAAGTAGCTTATAA
- the LOC104768921 gene encoding LRR receptor-like serine/threonine-protein kinase ERL2 isoform X1 — protein MKGFVFGLGMVVFMLIGAVSPMNNEGKALMAIKASFSNVANMLLDWDDVHNNDFCSWRGVSCDNLTLSVVSLNLSTLNLGGEISPALGDLRNLQSIDLQGNKLGGQIPDEIGNCASLAYVDLSTNLLFGDIPFSISKLKQLEFLNLKNNQLTGPIPATLTQIPNLKTLDLARNQLTGEIPRLLYWNEVLQYLGLRGNMLTGTLSPDMCQLTGLWYFDVRGNNLTGTIPESIGNCTSFEILDVSYNQITGVIPYNIGFLQVATLSLQGNRLTGGIPDVIGLMQALAVLDLSDNELTGTIPPILGNLSFTGKLYLHGNKLTGPIPPELGNMSRLSYLQLNDNELVGTIPPELGKLEQLFELNLANNHLVGPIPSNISSCAALNQFNVHGNSLSGSIPLEFRNLGSLTSLNLSSNSFKGKIPAELGHIINLDTLDLSGNNFSGSIPLTLGDLEHLLILNLSRNHLNGTLPAEFGNLRSIQIIDVSFNFLAGVIPTELGQLQNINSLILNNNKIHGKIPDQLTNCFSLSNLNISFNNLSGIIPPMKNFSRFAPASFFGNPFLCGDWVGSICGPSLPKSKVFTRAAVICMVLGFITLICMIFIAIYKSRQTKPILKGSSKQPEGIGLIISLFSFVIQYSRQHYDKSCMESSGSTKLVILHMDMAIHTFDDIMRVTENLNEKYIIGYGASSTVYKCTSKSSRPIAIKRIYNQYPNNFREFETELETIGSIRHRNIVSLHGYALSPFGNLLFYDYMENGSLWDLLHGPGKKVKLDWETRLKIAVGAAQGLAYLHHDCTPRIIHRDIKSSNILLDGNFEARLSDFGIAKSIPATKTYASTYVLGTIGYIDPEYARTSRLNEKSDIYSFGIVLLELLTGKKAVDNEANLHQMILSKADDNTVMEAVDAEVSVTCVDSAHIKKTFQLALLCTKRNPLERPTMQEVARVLLSLLPSPPPKKLPSPARLQEGEERRESHSSDTATPQWFVQFREDISKSSL, from the exons TAATCTGTCCACTCTGAATCTTGGTGGGGAGATATCACCAGCACTTGGAGATTTGAGGAATCTGCAGTCaat AGACTTGCAAGGAAATAAACTGGGTGGTCAAATTCCAGATGAGATTGGAAACTGTGCTTCTCTTGCTTACGT GGATTTGTCCACCAATTTATTGTTTGGTGACATACCGTTTTCAATCTCTAAACTTAAGCAGCTGGAGTTTCT GAACCTAAAGAATAATCAGCTCACTGGCCCAATACCAGCAACCTTAACTCAGATTCCAAACCTTAAGACCCT TGATCTTGCAAGAAACCAGCTAACTGGTGAAATACCAAGGTTACTCTATTGGAATGAAGTTTTACAGTATCT TGGTTTACGTGGGAATATGTTAACTGGGACATTGTCTCCTGATATGTGTCAGCTTACGGGTCTGTGGTACTT tGATGTGAGAGGCAACAACCTGACTGGAACTATTCCGGAGAGCATTGGCAATTGCACAAGCTTTGAGATCCT GGATGTGTCCTATAATCAGATTACTGGTGTCATACCCTACAATATTGGTTTCCTCCAAGTAGCTACTCT GTCACTTCAGGGAAACAGGTTAACCGGTGGAATTCCAGACGTGATTGGTCTGATGCAGGCTCTAGCTgtttt GGATTTGAGTGACAATGAACTAACTGGGACTATCCCACCAATACTTGGGAATCTCTCATTTACCGGAAAATT GTATCTCCATGGCAATAAGCTCACCGGACCCATACCACCTGAGCTTGGCAATATGTCACGACTAAGTTATTT GCAACTAAATGATAATGAACTAGTGGGAACCATCCCACCTGAGCTTGGGAAGCTGGAGCAATTGTTTGAACT GAATCTTGCAAACAACCATCTTGTAGGGCCAATTCCATCTAACATTAGTTCCTGTGCTGCCTTGAATCAATT CAATGTGCATGGGAACTCCCTGAGTGGATCTATACCACTTGAATTTCGGAATCTTGGAAGTTTGACTTCTCT GAATCTTTCCTCAAACAGTTTCAAGGGAAAAATACCTGCTGAGCTCGGCCATATTATCAATCTTGACACATT GGATCTGTCAGGCAACAATTTCTCAGGGTCAATACCATTAACACTTGGTGATCTTGAGCATCTTCTCATCTT AAACTTGAGCAGAAATCATCTCAATGGGACATTGCCTGCAGAGTTTGGGAACCTCCGAAGCATTCAGATCAT CGATGtatcatttaattttcttgCCGGTGTTATTCCAACTGAACTTGGCCAGTTGCAGAACATAAACTCTCT GATActgaacaacaacaagattCATGGGAAAATCCCGGATCAGCTAACAAATTGCTTCAGTCTTTCTAATCT GAACATCTCCTTCAACAACCTATCTGGAATAATCCCACCTATGAAGAACTTTTCACGTTTTGCTCCGGCCAG CTTCTTTGGAAATCCATTTCTCTGTGGGGACTGGGTTGGATCAATCTGCGGTCCATCTTTGCCCAAGTCAAAAG TATTCACCAGAGCTGCTGTGATTTGTATGGTTCTCGGTTTCATTACTCTCATATGCATGATATTTATTGCGATTTATAAGTCAAGGCAGACAAAACCAATCTTGAAGGGCTCCTCAAAACAACCTGAAGGTATTGGTCTCATaatatctctcttctcttttgttattCAGTATTCACGACAGCATTATGATAAGTCTTGTATGGAATCTTCAGGGTCAACGAAGCTAGTGATTCTTCACATGGATATGGCTATTCACACGTTTGATGATATCATGAGAGTTACAGAAAACCTCAATGAGAAATACATCATTGGATACGGCGCTTCTAGCACGGTTTACAAGTGCACCTCCAAAAGTTCCCGACCTATTGCCATTAAGCGAATCTACAATCAGTATCCCAACAACTTCCGCGAGTTTGAGACAGAGCTCGAGACCATTGGGAGCATCAGACACAGAAACATAGTGAGCTTGCACGGATATGCCTTGTCTCCCTTTGGCAACCTCCTCTTCTATGACTACATGGAAAATGGATCTCTCTGGGACCTTCTTCATG GGCCTGGGAAGAAAGTGAAGCTTGACTGGGAAACAAGGCTGAAGATAGCAGTTGGAGCTGCGCAAGGACTTGCATATCTTCACCATGACTGCACTCCTAGGATAATCCATCGGGACATCAAGTCATCAAACATACTCCTTGATGGGAATTTTGAAGCGCGTTTGTCAGATTTTGGGATTGCCAAGAGCATACCAGCCACCAAAACTTATGCTTCAACCTACGTTCTTGGAACCATTGGCTATATTGACCCAGAGTATGCTCGAACTTCGCGTCTAAACGAGAAGTCTGATATCTACAGCTTCGGTATTGTCCTTCTTGAGCTTCTGACCGGGAAGAAGGCTGTTGATAACGAGGCCAACTTGCATCAAATG ATTCTTTCGAAGGCAGATGACAACACAGTGATGGAAGCTGTTGATGCAGAGGTGTCAGTGACTTGCGTGGACTCAGCACACATCAAGAAGACATTTCAGCTAGCTCTTTTGTGCACCAAGCGAAACCCTTTGGAGAGACCCACAATGCAGGAGGTCGCTAGGGTGCTGCTCTCTCTTCTCCCATCTCCACCTCCTAAAAAGTTACCTTCGCCTGCGAGACTGCAGGAAGGGGAAGAAAGGCGTGAGAGCCACTCTTCAGATACAGCAACCCCACAGTGGTTTGTTCAGTTCCGTGAAGATATCTCCAAAAGTAGCTTATAA